From a region of the Coprococcus comes ATCC 27758 genome:
- a CDS encoding OadG family transporter subunit codes for MKKKISLVVAVLVLVLGLAGCGNAKTVSYDKDTLIQSCDAVFDIIESGSITSDQITEMSDWNQGYLMAQFESQTGVQMEADTFATALEGWKASLEECGDYESHKDYEFEASSTGVTVTAPATFSDRSADLEFVFDENMTLESFTVNAHYGMSEILEKAGLNTLLGMGTVFVMLIFMSFIISLIKYVPALLNGTSKKKKEEAPKAAPAPAVAAAVEEAEEMDDTELVAVIAAAIAAAEGTTTDGFVVRSIKRRKSNKWNA; via the coding sequence GTGAAGAAAAAGATTAGTTTAGTAGTCGCAGTTCTGGTACTTGTGCTCGGCCTTGCAGGCTGCGGGAATGCCAAGACCGTCAGCTATGACAAAGATACACTGATCCAGTCTTGTGATGCTGTTTTTGATATCATTGAGAGCGGATCCATCACAAGCGACCAGATCACAGAGATGTCAGACTGGAATCAGGGATATCTGATGGCACAGTTTGAAAGCCAGACCGGTGTGCAGATGGAAGCAGACACTTTTGCAACTGCACTGGAAGGATGGAAGGCATCCCTGGAAGAATGCGGCGATTATGAAAGCCATAAAGACTATGAATTCGAGGCATCTTCTACAGGTGTTACGGTAACTGCACCGGCAACATTTTCTGACAGAAGTGCAGACCTGGAATTCGTATTCGATGAGAATATGACTCTGGAATCATTTACAGTCAATGCTCATTACGGCATGAGCGAAATCCTTGAAAAAGCGGGACTTAACACATTACTTGGTATGGGAACTGTATTCGTAATGCTTATTTTCATGAGCTTTATCATTTCCCTGATCAAATACGTTCCTGCATTACTTAACGGTACATCCAAGAAGAAAAAAGAAGAAGCTCCGAAGGCAGCACCGGCTCCGGCAGTGGCAGCAGCTGTAGAAGAGGCAGAAGAAATGGATGATACCGAACTTGTTGCGGTTATCGCAGCAGCGATCGCAGCAGCAGAAGGAACTACTACAGACGGATTTGTAGTACGTTCTATCAAGAGAAGAAAATCAAACAAATGGAATGCATAG
- a CDS encoding NAD(P)/FAD-dependent oxidoreductase — protein MSKVLIVGGGAAGMFASIFAAKNGNEVHVFEKNEKLGKKLFITGKGRCNVTNACDVDELFQNMVSNEKFMYSSFYGFTNQDVMDFFENAGLRLKTERGNRVFPQSDHSSDVIRTLELEMKRNGVHIHLYSNVEKVVAEDGRFSYLVMADGSKEEGDACIIATGGVSYQTTGSTGDGYRFAEAMGHKITEPAPSLVPMNVREEYIPALMGLSLRNVQATVYDGKKELYSDFGEMLFTHFGVSGPLIISASAYVGKILQKKHELKLVIDLKPALSEEQLDARVLREFDANHNKQFKNAVTGLFPAKLLPVMIHLSGIDPEKKVNVITKEERMNFVHLIKHFTVTLTGLRDFKEAIITRGGVKVKEVNPSTMESKLVQGLYFAGEVLDLDALTGGFNLQIAWSTAYAAGSNIW, from the coding sequence ATGAGTAAAGTACTGATCGTAGGGGGCGGAGCTGCCGGTATGTTCGCATCGATTTTTGCGGCGAAAAATGGCAATGAAGTCCACGTATTTGAGAAAAATGAAAAACTTGGAAAGAAGCTTTTCATCACGGGAAAAGGCAGATGCAATGTCACCAATGCCTGTGACGTGGATGAACTTTTCCAGAATATGGTATCCAATGAGAAATTCATGTACAGCAGTTTTTACGGATTTACCAACCAGGATGTGATGGATTTCTTTGAAAATGCAGGATTGCGTCTGAAGACGGAGCGTGGCAACCGTGTATTTCCGCAGTCGGATCATTCTTCGGATGTTATCCGCACACTGGAGCTGGAAATGAAGCGAAATGGAGTACACATCCATCTTTATTCCAATGTAGAAAAGGTTGTGGCAGAGGATGGAAGATTTTCCTATCTTGTCATGGCAGATGGAAGCAAAGAAGAAGGGGATGCCTGCATTATCGCAACCGGTGGTGTCAGCTATCAGACAACAGGTTCCACCGGAGATGGCTATCGCTTTGCAGAAGCGATGGGACACAAGATCACCGAACCTGCACCTTCCCTGGTTCCGATGAATGTCAGAGAAGAGTACATTCCGGCACTGATGGGGCTTTCCCTCCGGAATGTCCAGGCAACGGTCTATGACGGAAAGAAAGAGCTGTACAGTGATTTCGGAGAAATGTTATTCACCCACTTTGGAGTAAGCGGACCACTGATCATCAGTGCGAGTGCCTATGTAGGTAAAATCCTGCAGAAAAAGCATGAGTTAAAGCTGGTCATAGACCTGAAGCCGGCACTTTCCGAAGAGCAGCTGGATGCGAGAGTGCTGCGGGAATTTGATGCAAACCATAATAAACAGTTTAAAAATGCAGTTACCGGACTGTTTCCGGCAAAATTACTTCCGGTTATGATCCACTTAAGCGGCATTGATCCGGAGAAGAAGGTCAATGTGATCACAAAAGAAGAGCGGATGAATTTCGTCCATCTGATCAAGCATTTTACTGTGACACTGACCGGGCTTCGAGATTTCAAAGAGGCAATTATTACACGGGGCGGCGTAAAAGTCAAAGAAGTCAATCCGTCTACGATGGAGTCCAAGCTGGTACAGGGACTGTATTTTGCAGGGGAAGTGCTGGATCTGGATGCACTGACCGGTGGATTCAATCTGCAGATCGCATGGTCGACTGCATATGCGGCAGGAAGTAATATCTGGTAG
- a CDS encoding biotin/lipoyl-containing protein, translating into MKNYTITVNGNVYDVTVEENGNGAAAAPVAAPKAAPKAAPKAAPKAAAGAGSIKVEAGAAGKVFKIEASVGQKVSRGDAVLIVEAMKMEIPVVAPEDGTVASIDVAVGDAVEAGQTLATLN; encoded by the coding sequence ATGAAAAACTATACAATCACAGTTAACGGCAACGTATATGATGTTACAGTAGAAGAAAACGGAAACGGAGCAGCTGCAGCACCAGTAGCAGCACCAAAGGCAGCTCCGAAAGCAGCACCGAAGGCAGCTCCAAAAGCAGCAGCCGGAGCTGGAAGCATCAAGGTAGAAGCAGGTGCAGCCGGAAAAGTATTTAAGATCGAAGCAAGCGTAGGACAGAAAGTATCCCGCGGTGATGCAGTTCTTATCGTAGAAGCAATGAAGATGGAAATTCCTGTTGTAGCTCCGGAAGACGGAACAGTTGCAAGTATCGATGTAGCAGTAGGTGATGCAGTAGAAGCAGGACAGACACTGGCTACATTGAACTAA
- a CDS encoding amidohydrolase family protein, with translation MIISTKYLITGDGKTVLTDKAVYIGEDGKIGKIAPKEELLKEFPQEEVKEYGDATLLPGLMDMHAHLAYGYSQPDSFNYGAQLIMLYALQHAQAAFERGITTVRDMSSAHGVCKNLKLAEKKGFIVIPRIVHTDTGICMTGGHAWEEVEEADGPWAIRKEIRKQVRDGAEWVKILTTNREPYPELTQEELDVAVDECHRRGIKCGVHAGTNPGIQMCIDAGFDTIEHGTFMTLDHAKQMAEKGIAWTPTIMAYTYLYELCKENIEKNGDAPVSDPVMQKEMENYEFFEPAYKAYRDHFKEFYDTGVTVLAGTDMVMYHSPLLPLPRELQYMVEYGITPVQAVQVATSNPAKVLGVEKERGLVAEGLDADLLVVGGDLSRDITRLKDVKFVTLGGKRVFEDGIRYVGTGNMFM, from the coding sequence ATGATTATCAGTACGAAATATCTGATTACAGGAGATGGAAAGACCGTTCTTACGGATAAGGCAGTCTATATTGGAGAGGACGGCAAGATCGGAAAAATCGCACCAAAAGAAGAGCTGCTGAAAGAATTTCCGCAGGAGGAAGTTAAGGAATATGGTGATGCGACACTTCTTCCGGGACTTATGGATATGCATGCGCATCTTGCATACGGCTATTCCCAGCCGGACAGCTTTAATTATGGGGCACAGCTGATCATGTTATATGCGTTGCAGCATGCGCAGGCTGCATTTGAAAGAGGGATCACCACGGTGCGGGATATGTCTTCAGCACATGGTGTATGCAAGAATCTGAAACTGGCAGAAAAGAAGGGATTTATCGTGATCCCGAGAATCGTGCATACGGATACCGGAATCTGCATGACGGGCGGACATGCCTGGGAGGAAGTCGAGGAAGCGGACGGTCCGTGGGCAATCCGTAAAGAAATCCGTAAGCAGGTTCGCGACGGTGCGGAATGGGTGAAGATCCTGACCACCAACCGCGAACCGTATCCGGAGCTTACCCAGGAAGAACTGGATGTGGCGGTGGATGAGTGCCACAGAAGAGGAATCAAGTGTGGCGTGCATGCCGGAACCAATCCGGGGATCCAGATGTGTATTGATGCCGGATTTGACACGATCGAACATGGAACCTTTATGACGCTGGATCATGCAAAGCAGATGGCAGAAAAAGGTATTGCCTGGACACCGACTATCATGGCATATACTTATCTCTATGAACTGTGCAAGGAAAATATCGAGAAGAATGGCGATGCACCGGTCAGTGATCCGGTCATGCAAAAAGAGATGGAAAATTATGAATTCTTTGAACCGGCATACAAAGCGTACCGGGATCATTTTAAAGAATTTTATGATACGGGTGTGACGGTTCTTGCCGGCACCGATATGGTGATGTATCATTCTCCGCTCTTACCGCTTCCGAGAGAACTGCAATATATGGTGGAATACGGAATTACACCGGTGCAGGCAGTACAGGTGGCAACTTCCAATCCGGCAAAGGTTCTGGGTGTGGAAAAAGAACGCGGGCTTGTTGCCGAAGGACTGGATGCAGATCTTCTGGTAGTTGGCGGTGACTTAAGCAGGGATATCACCAGATTAAAAGATGTAAAATTTGTTACACTTGGCGGAAAAAGAGTCTTTGAAGACGGCATCCGTTATGTCGGAACAGGGAATATGTTTATGTAA
- a CDS encoding MurR/RpiR family transcriptional regulator, producing MSTKNELLIRIDERYPKFSKGQKRLADYIKENYDKAAFLTAAKMGEAVGVSESTVVRFATQLGYKGYPEFQKALGELVRTKLNSIQRMEVTYGRIDRSEILATVLQSDIEKIKQTLESVDNHAFELAVDTILAAKKVYVIGIRSCAPLAKFLTFYLNLICEDVVEVDTNSSSEIFEQLIRIGEEDVIIGISFPRYSMRTLKALEFASNRKAKVITLTDSVNSPMNLYSSCNLIAKSDMASIVDSLVAPLSVINALVVALCMKKQDDVIETLETLEDIWDEYQVYSRDELEPVEDEVRIK from the coding sequence GTGAGCACAAAAAATGAGTTACTGATTAGAATTGATGAGAGATATCCGAAGTTCAGCAAGGGACAGAAGCGGCTTGCGGATTACATCAAAGAAAATTATGATAAAGCAGCCTTCCTGACGGCTGCAAAGATGGGAGAGGCAGTCGGTGTCAGCGAATCAACGGTTGTCCGTTTCGCAACACAGCTTGGATATAAAGGCTATCCCGAATTCCAGAAAGCACTGGGAGAACTGGTGCGTACCAAGCTGAATTCTATCCAGCGTATGGAAGTGACCTACGGACGGATCGACCGGAGCGAGATCCTGGCGACGGTTCTGCAGTCTGATATCGAGAAGATCAAGCAGACATTGGAATCAGTGGACAATCATGCATTTGAGCTGGCGGTGGATACGATCCTTGCGGCAAAAAAGGTTTATGTGATCGGAATCCGAAGCTGTGCACCTCTGGCAAAATTCCTGACTTTCTATCTGAATCTGATCTGTGAGGATGTGGTAGAGGTCGATACCAACAGTTCCAGCGAGATTTTTGAGCAGCTGATCCGGATCGGGGAAGAAGATGTGATCATCGGGATCAGTTTTCCGCGATATTCCATGCGTACTTTAAAAGCACTGGAATTTGCCAGCAACCGGAAAGCAAAGGTAATAACCTTGACCGACAGTGTGAATTCACCGATGAATCTCTATTCCTCCTGCAATCTGATCGCCAAGAGTGATATGGCATCTATCGTAGATTCCCTGGTTGCACCGCTCAGTGTGATCAATGCACTGGTGGTTGCACTCTGCATGAAGAAGCAGGATGATGTCATCGAGACGCTGGAGACACTGGAGGACATCTGGGACGAATATCAGGTTTATTCCAGAGATGAGCTGGAGCCTGTAGAAGATGAGGTAAGGATCAAATGA
- the cmk gene encoding (d)CMP kinase has protein sequence MGYNIAIDGPAGAGKSTIAKLVAKELGFIYVDTGAMYRGLAVHFLKKGIVPGEVEKIEAACEDAKVELGYENGVQQVYLNGENITSQLREEAVGNMASVSSAVPAVRAKLLDLQRNLAKEKDVVMDGRDIGTNVLPNADVKVYLTASVECRAMRRFKELEGKGEACDFEQIRQDIQERDERDMTREIAPLKQAEDATLIDSSEMGIDDVVKAIIALTK, from the coding sequence ATGGGATATAATATCGCAATTGACGGACCGGCAGGTGCCGGAAAGAGCACGATCGCAAAACTGGTTGCAAAGGAACTGGGATTCATCTATGTAGATACCGGGGCAATGTACCGCGGACTTGCCGTACATTTTCTGAAAAAGGGGATCGTACCGGGAGAAGTAGAGAAGATCGAGGCAGCATGCGAGGATGCAAAGGTAGAGCTTGGTTATGAAAATGGTGTGCAGCAAGTCTATTTGAATGGAGAAAACATCACTTCACAGCTTCGTGAGGAAGCGGTTGGAAATATGGCATCCGTAAGCTCGGCAGTACCGGCAGTCCGTGCAAAGCTTCTGGATCTGCAGAGGAATCTTGCAAAAGAAAAAGATGTCGTTATGGACGGAAGAGATATCGGAACCAATGTACTTCCGAATGCGGACGTTAAAGTGTATCTGACTGCAAGTGTAGAATGCCGCGCAATGCGCCGGTTCAAAGAACTGGAAGGAAAAGGAGAAGCCTGTGATTTTGAACAGATCAGGCAGGATATCCAGGAAAGAGACGAGCGCGATATGACAAGAGAGATCGCACCGCTTAAGCAGGCTGAAGATGCAACGCTGATTGACAGCTCTGAGATGGGAATTGACGATGTGGTGAAGGCAATTATTGCACTGACAAAGTAG
- a CDS encoding M24 family metallopeptidase, which translates to MNTRIQKIVDAVKKNGHDGIVISKGSDIKYLTGFTGEYGVAVLLLTEKKNYFVTDGRFEFQAAQETEGFEVVVYGEGLNYFSQTGKLAAEAGVKQCAICGADLTFDDYQDLVSQAPDTKFVSEGSYVEPLRAIKTPKEIETIEQACRISERSFYALLDVIKPGVTEIDIANELEYQFRSRGGSGFCFETIVASGPDNGANCHATASDRKIQLGDFVTIDFGTYYHGYCSDITRTVAVGKAKNPELYKMFDVVRKAKDAGQNSLKPGMVMGELRDIIVKVVEDAGYHIPHGPGHNFGLDIHEQPYICTGSKVTLQPGMVHTIEPGIYIPGIGGVRQEDDFLITEDGYHRITNITDALITL; encoded by the coding sequence ATGAATACACGCATACAGAAAATTGTAGATGCTGTAAAGAAAAATGGTCATGACGGAATTGTGATCAGCAAAGGCAGCGACATTAAGTATCTGACCGGCTTTACCGGAGAATATGGAGTTGCGGTCCTGCTTTTGACAGAAAAGAAAAACTATTTTGTAACCGACGGACGGTTTGAATTCCAGGCCGCACAGGAAACAGAAGGATTTGAAGTTGTTGTCTACGGTGAAGGACTGAATTACTTCAGCCAGACCGGTAAATTGGCGGCAGAAGCAGGGGTAAAACAGTGTGCAATCTGTGGAGCAGATCTTACGTTTGATGATTATCAGGATCTGGTAAGTCAGGCGCCTGATACCAAATTCGTTTCCGAAGGGTCTTATGTAGAACCTTTACGTGCGATCAAGACACCGAAAGAAATCGAGACGATCGAACAGGCATGCCGGATTTCAGAGAGATCTTTCTATGCACTGCTTGATGTGATCAAACCGGGCGTTACAGAGATCGATATTGCAAATGAACTGGAATATCAGTTCAGAAGCCGTGGCGGCTCCGGATTCTGCTTCGAGACGATCGTAGCATCTGGTCCGGATAACGGAGCAAACTGTCATGCGACAGCATCCGATAGAAAAATCCAGCTTGGTGATTTTGTGACGATTGATTTCGGAACTTATTATCACGGATACTGCTCGGATATTACCCGTACTGTTGCAGTAGGGAAAGCCAAAAATCCGGAGCTTTACAAGATGTTTGACGTAGTCAGAAAAGCAAAGGATGCTGGTCAGAACAGCCTGAAACCGGGAATGGTTATGGGCGAGCTCAGAGATATCATCGTGAAGGTAGTAGAAGATGCAGGCTATCATATTCCACATGGTCCGGGACACAACTTCGGACTGGATATTCATGAACAGCCGTATATCTGTACCGGCAGTAAAGTGACCCTTCAGCCGGGAATGGTTCATACGATCGAACCTGGAATTTACATTCCGGGAATCGGCGGAGTCCGTCAGGAAGATGATTTCCTGATCACAGAAGATGGATACCACAGAATTACAAATATTACAGATGCTCTGATCACACTGTAA
- a CDS encoding acyl-CoA carboxylase subunit beta: protein MSNTTSSNPASLRIANLLDEGSFVEIGGQVTARATDFNMQEKKAPTDGVITGYGVIDGNLVYVYSQDASVLNGTIGEMHAKKIANIYDMAMKMGAPVIGLIDCAGLRLQEATDALNAFGSFYYKQAMASGVIPQITAVFGNCGGGLAAAAALSDFTFMAENGKLFVNSPNTIPGNTADKCDTASAKFQSEESGIVDGVGSEEEILGEIRSLVAILPANNEDNDAYDECTDDLNRVCADLENAAEDAALALSMISDNGVFIETKKAYAKDMVTGFIRLNGMTVGAVANRSKVYDEEGNTAEEFDGTLSAMGCKKAAAFVKFCDAFGIPVLTLTNVKGLKATACSEKNLAREMAALTYAFADATVPKVNVITGKAFGSAYVTMNSKAIGADMVYAWPEAEIGMMAADMAAKIMYTDADADTLKAKTEEYKALQSSPLSAAGRGYVDTIIEPADTRKYVIGAFEMLFTKREERPSKKHGTI from the coding sequence ATGAGCAACACAACATCATCAAACCCGGCGAGCTTAAGAATTGCCAATTTGCTCGATGAGGGAAGCTTTGTTGAAATCGGTGGACAGGTAACTGCAAGAGCAACAGATTTCAACATGCAGGAGAAAAAAGCTCCGACAGATGGCGTCATCACAGGTTACGGTGTAATCGATGGAAACCTGGTATATGTATACAGCCAGGACGCATCTGTACTGAACGGAACCATCGGTGAGATGCACGCAAAGAAGATTGCGAACATTTATGATATGGCAATGAAGATGGGCGCACCGGTGATCGGTCTGATCGACTGCGCAGGACTTCGTCTTCAGGAAGCAACTGACGCACTGAACGCATTCGGAAGCTTCTATTACAAACAGGCTATGGCTTCTGGCGTAATTCCACAGATCACAGCAGTATTCGGCAATTGCGGTGGTGGACTGGCAGCGGCAGCAGCACTTTCTGATTTTACATTCATGGCAGAGAACGGAAAATTATTCGTAAACTCTCCGAATACCATTCCGGGCAACACCGCGGACAAATGCGATACAGCAAGCGCAAAATTCCAGAGTGAAGAATCCGGAATCGTTGACGGCGTAGGAAGCGAAGAAGAAATTCTTGGCGAGATCCGCTCACTCGTAGCAATTCTTCCGGCTAACAACGAAGACAACGATGCATATGATGAATGCACAGATGATCTGAACAGAGTATGTGCAGATCTTGAGAATGCAGCAGAAGATGCAGCACTTGCTCTTTCTATGATCTCTGACAATGGTGTATTCATTGAGACAAAGAAAGCTTATGCAAAAGATATGGTAACAGGATTCATCCGCCTGAACGGAATGACAGTAGGTGCTGTTGCCAACCGCTCAAAAGTATACGATGAAGAAGGCAACACAGCAGAAGAATTCGACGGCACACTCTCAGCAATGGGATGCAAGAAAGCAGCAGCTTTCGTTAAATTCTGTGATGCATTCGGAATTCCGGTACTCACACTTACAAATGTAAAGGGACTCAAGGCAACTGCATGCTCAGAAAAGAACCTTGCAAGAGAGATGGCAGCTCTCACTTATGCATTTGCAGATGCAACTGTACCAAAAGTCAATGTGATCACAGGTAAAGCATTCGGAAGCGCATATGTGACAATGAACAGTAAAGCAATCGGAGCAGACATGGTATACGCATGGCCGGAAGCTGAGATCGGAATGATGGCAGCAGACATGGCAGCGAAGATCATGTACACAGATGCAGATGCAGATACATTAAAAGCAAAGACAGAAGAATACAAAGCACTTCAGTCAAGCCCGCTTTCCGCAGCTGGAAGAGGATATGTAGATACCATCATCGAACCGGCAGATACCAGAAAATATGTGATCGGTGCATTTGAGATGTTATTTACAAAAAGGGAAGAAAGACCATCCAAAAAACACGGAACAATTTAG
- a CDS encoding sodium ion-translocating decarboxylase subunit beta, whose translation MEYITNTLGNLVQQTAFLNLTWGNYIMIAVACFFLYLAIKHGFEPLLLVPIAFGMLLVNIYPDIMLHAEDSANGTGGLLYYFFQLDEWSILPSLIFMGVGAMTDFGPLIANPASFLLGAAAQFGIFAAYLGAMALGFSDKAAAAISIIGGADGPTSIFLAGKLQQTALMGPIAVAAYSYMSLVPIIQPPIMKLLTTEKERKIKMGQLRPVTQLEKILFPIIVTIVVCMILPTTAPLVGMLMLGNLFKESGVVRQLTETASNAMMYIVVILLGTSVGATTSAEAFLNVSTLKIVLLGLIAFAFGTAAGVLFGKLMCVATHGKVNPLIGSAGVSAVPMAARVSQKVGAEADPTNFLLMHAMGPNVAGVIGTAVAAGTFMAIFGVM comes from the coding sequence ATGGAATATATCACTAACACACTGGGAAACCTCGTGCAGCAGACTGCGTTCCTCAACCTGACTTGGGGTAACTACATTATGATCGCAGTTGCATGTTTTTTCCTTTATCTTGCAATCAAGCATGGGTTTGAACCGCTTCTGCTTGTACCGATTGCATTTGGTATGCTCCTGGTAAATATTTACCCGGATATCATGCTTCATGCAGAAGATTCGGCTAACGGAACGGGCGGACTTTTGTATTACTTCTTCCAGCTGGATGAGTGGTCTATTCTCCCGTCACTTATTTTCATGGGTGTCGGTGCGATGACTGACTTCGGACCGCTCATTGCCAACCCGGCGAGCTTCCTCCTCGGTGCGGCAGCACAGTTTGGTATTTTCGCAGCTTATCTTGGTGCGATGGCTCTTGGTTTCTCTGATAAGGCAGCAGCTGCTATCTCCATCATCGGTGGAGCAGACGGACCGACATCCATCTTCCTTGCAGGTAAGCTCCAGCAGACGGCTCTGATGGGACCGATCGCCGTGGCGGCGTACTCGTACATGTCACTGGTTCCGATCATCCAGCCGCCGATCATGAAGCTTCTCACAACAGAGAAGGAAAGAAAGATTAAAATGGGACAGCTTCGTCCGGTTACACAGCTTGAGAAAATCCTGTTCCCGATCATCGTAACCATCGTTGTATGTATGATTCTTCCGACAACAGCTCCTCTGGTAGGTATGCTGATGCTTGGTAACCTGTTCAAAGAATCCGGTGTTGTAAGACAGCTGACAGAGACCGCATCCAACGCAATGATGTACATCGTAGTTATCCTGCTTGGTACATCTGTAGGTGCTACTACAAGTGCAGAGGCATTCTTAAATGTCAGCACACTTAAGATCGTACTACTTGGTCTGATCGCATTCGCATTCGGTACCGCAGCAGGTGTCCTGTTTGGAAAACTGATGTGCGTAGCCACACATGGCAAGGTAAATCCGCTGATTGGTTCAGCCGGAGTATCTGCCGTACCTATGGCAGCCCGTGTATCTCAGAAAGTAGGAGCGGAAGCAGATCCGACCAACTTCCTTCTGATGCATGCAATGGGACCGAACGTAGCCGGAGTTATCGGAACAGCCGTAGCAGCCGGAACATTTATGGCTATTTTCGGAGTAATGTAG
- a CDS encoding oxaloacetate decarboxylase subunit alpha has product MAAIEKKPIKITETVLRDAHQSLIATRLTTEQMLPIVDKMDKVGYHSVECWGGATFDASLRFLHEDPWSRLRKFRDGFKNTKLQMLFRGQNILGYRPYADDVVEYFVKKSVANGIDIIRIFDCLNDLRNLQTAVKAANAEKAEAQIALSYTLGDAYTLDYWVDIAKRIEDMGANSICIKDMAGLLLPYKATELVGALKEAVDIPIQLHTHYTSGVASMTYLKAVEAGVDVIDTAISPFALGTSQPATEVMVETFKGTPYDTGFDQSLLAEIADYFRPIRDEALDSGLLNPKNLGVNIKTLLYQVPGGMLSNLTSQLKEQGAEDKFYDVLEEVPRVRKDLGEPPLVTPSSQIVGTQAVFNVLMGERYKMATKETKDILSGKYGATVKPFNPDVVQKVLGDNPEVITCRPADLIPDELGTLEKEMEQYKEQDEDVLSYALFPQVATDFFKYREAQEKKVDATIAKDGSYPV; this is encoded by the coding sequence ATGGCAGCAATTGAAAAGAAACCGATTAAGATTACGGAAACAGTTCTGCGTGATGCGCATCAGTCCCTGATCGCAACAAGACTTACCACAGAACAGATGCTTCCGATCGTAGATAAAATGGACAAAGTCGGATATCATTCCGTAGAGTGCTGGGGCGGAGCTACATTTGATGCATCCCTTCGTTTCCTGCATGAAGATCCATGGTCAAGACTTCGTAAATTCCGTGACGGATTCAAGAACACCAAACTTCAGATGCTCTTCCGTGGACAGAACATCCTTGGATACCGTCCATACGCAGATGATGTAGTAGAATACTTCGTTAAAAAATCTGTTGCAAACGGAATCGATATCATTCGTATTTTTGACTGTCTGAATGACCTTAGAAACCTTCAGACAGCAGTAAAAGCAGCTAACGCTGAGAAAGCAGAAGCACAGATCGCGCTTTCTTACACACTTGGAGATGCTTACACCTTGGATTACTGGGTAGACATCGCAAAGAGAATCGAAGATATGGGTGCAAACTCTATCTGTATCAAAGATATGGCAGGTCTTCTTCTTCCGTACAAGGCAACAGAACTTGTCGGAGCATTAAAAGAAGCTGTTGATATCCCGATCCAGCTGCATACACATTACACATCAGGTGTTGCTTCAATGACATACTTAAAAGCAGTTGAAGCCGGTGTAGACGTGATCGATACCGCTATTTCACCGTTCGCACTTGGAACTTCTCAGCCGGCAACAGAAGTTATGGTTGAGACATTCAAGGGAACACCTTATGATACAGGATTTGACCAGAGTCTTCTGGCTGAGATCGCTGATTACTTCCGTCCGATCCGTGACGAAGCACTTGACAGCGGACTTCTCAATCCGAAGAACCTTGGTGTTAACATCAAGACTCTTCTGTACCAGGTACCGGGTGGAATGCTTTCCAACCTTACTTCCCAGCTCAAAGAGCAGGGAGCAGAAGACAAGTTCTACGACGTACTTGAAGAAGTACCGAGAGTTCGTAAAGACCTTGGTGAACCACCGCTGGTTACTCCGTCATCACAGATCGTTGGTACACAGGCAGTATTCAATGTCCTGATGGGCGAACGCTACAAGATGGCAACAAAAGAGACGAAAGACATCCTGAGCGGAAAATACGGTGCAACTGTTAAACCGTTCAACCCGGATGTTGTTCAGAAAGTACTCGGAGACAATCCGGAAGTTATCACATGCCGTCCGGCAGACCTGATCCCGGATGAACTCGGAACTCTTGAAAAAGAGATGGAACAGTACAAAGAGCAGGATGAAGACGTACTCAGCTACGCACTCTTCCCGCAGGTAGCTACAGACTTCTTCAAATACCGCGAGGCACAGGAGAAGAAAGTAGATGCTACAATTGCAAAAGACGGAAGTTATCCGGTATAA